One genomic window of Deltaproteobacteria bacterium RIFCSPHIGHO2_02_FULL_44_16 includes the following:
- a CDS encoding D-alanyl-D-alanine carboxypeptidase/D-alanyl-D-alanine-endopeptidase, with protein MKPHVKLLTALILTFFPSLVMASPKATSLELILRQTLGKSHVDAAKTSIAVADVSSQTELATINGDVLRNPASCTKIVTAAALLSFLGPNYTLPTDFFSSTPPQQGTIQNLYVKGTGDPFLVNEELWKIVHELSVKGLKTISGDIVIDNSFFEKNEYPRMSGESRRAYAAVTSPFAVNFNSLAIHVTPGAKRGDLATVSLDPNIDFFQIVNSLKTGSEYRLQIDPVETAQGEKLIISGTIPVSLGEKVFYRNVTNPTFYAGSILRLLLLQHGISVSGNIKEGKTPEHAHLLLSASSKPLSLLIRDMNKFSNNFTAEQLLKHLAAVKKGIPGTTAHGVEVLQEYLASIGIPRSSYTIENGSGFSSITRFTASQLVQVLMAAYHDFRTSADFVASLAVFGADGTMKDWNHHEALRGKMRAKTGSLNGVSALAGFVSIKNGDVRAFAILGDHLKQGHDVMRQIQLDVVDKIARH; from the coding sequence ATGAAGCCACATGTCAAACTTCTCACGGCATTGATCCTCACTTTTTTTCCTTCCCTTGTGATGGCTTCTCCCAAAGCAACGTCATTGGAACTGATCTTGCGTCAGACGTTAGGAAAATCTCATGTTGATGCGGCCAAAACTTCGATTGCAGTTGCAGATGTCAGCAGTCAAACAGAACTTGCCACGATCAACGGTGATGTCCTGCGTAACCCTGCCTCTTGCACCAAAATCGTCACCGCAGCAGCACTCCTCTCTTTTTTAGGACCAAACTATACACTTCCGACTGACTTCTTCAGCTCAACTCCACCTCAACAGGGAACCATTCAGAATCTTTACGTCAAAGGAACCGGGGATCCTTTTCTGGTCAATGAGGAACTCTGGAAAATCGTCCATGAGCTTTCCGTAAAGGGATTGAAAACCATTTCAGGTGACATTGTCATCGACAATAGTTTTTTTGAAAAAAATGAATATCCCCGCATGTCAGGAGAGAGTCGGCGCGCATACGCAGCCGTAACAAGTCCTTTTGCCGTTAACTTTAACTCTCTTGCGATTCACGTCACCCCTGGCGCAAAGAGAGGTGATCTCGCAACTGTTTCGCTCGATCCGAATATCGACTTTTTTCAGATCGTCAATTCTCTTAAAACAGGAAGTGAGTACCGCCTTCAGATTGATCCCGTCGAAACAGCTCAAGGAGAAAAGTTGATCATCAGCGGTACCATTCCTGTATCGCTCGGAGAAAAAGTTTTTTATCGGAATGTGACGAATCCCACATTTTATGCCGGCTCCATTCTTCGTCTCCTCCTTCTTCAACATGGTATTTCTGTTTCCGGAAATATCAAAGAAGGGAAAACGCCGGAACATGCACATCTTCTTTTAAGCGCTTCTTCCAAACCTCTGAGTTTGCTGATTCGCGACATGAATAAATTTTCGAATAATTTTACCGCGGAACAACTTCTCAAGCATCTTGCCGCGGTCAAAAAAGGGATTCCAGGGACAACGGCTCACGGTGTGGAAGTGTTACAGGAATATCTCGCCTCCATCGGCATTCCTCGATCCAGCTACACCATCGAAAATGGTTCAGGTTTCTCGAGCATTACCCGTTTTACGGCATCTCAACTGGTTCAGGTGTTGATGGCAGCTTACCACGACTTTCGCACCAGCGCTGATTTTGTCGCCTCTCTCGCCGTTTTTGGGGCAGATGGAACGATGAAAGACTGGAATCACCATGAAGCTCTTCGCGGAAAAATGCGCGCAAAGACAGGATCACTCAATGGCGTCAGCGCACTCGCTGGTTTTGTTTCGATAAAAAACGGAGACGTTCGTGCCTTTGCCATTTTAGGAGATCATTTAAAACAGGGTCACGATGTGATGCGTCAGATACAGCTTGATGTGGTGGATAAAATCGCCCGTCATTAA
- a CDS encoding glutathione ABC transporter permease GsiC (with GsiABD is involved in the transport of glutathione into the cell), with protein sequence MLAYFLRRFLSVIPVLLAVSTIVFVLLHAIPGDPVDLMLGEQAMQADRQALVEQLGLNRPILVQYLDFLKGLITGNWGKSLFDRQPVLTHVGNRIGATLLLAFCAMFVSIIIALPAGILAATKRGRFFDQFTMLLALIGISIPNFWLGPVLILIFSVHLGILPISGKESLTSLILPSITLGAALAAMLSRMTRSSMIEELGRDYVTTARAKGVSEKSIIFKHAFRNALNPIITIIGLQVGTLLAGTIIAEKVFSWPGMGMLLLDAIHRRDYPVVEGCILVISFLFVFINTVTDCFYKVIDPRVEL encoded by the coding sequence ATGCTCGCTTATTTTTTACGCCGTTTTTTATCTGTCATTCCGGTTCTCCTCGCGGTCTCGACGATTGTTTTTGTTCTGCTTCATGCCATCCCCGGAGATCCTGTTGATCTCATGCTTGGAGAGCAGGCGATGCAGGCTGATCGCCAAGCTCTGGTAGAGCAGTTGGGACTCAATCGTCCGATTTTGGTTCAATATCTCGATTTTTTGAAAGGACTAATCACAGGGAATTGGGGAAAATCACTTTTTGATCGACAGCCGGTGTTAACCCATGTTGGCAATCGCATTGGAGCGACGCTCCTTCTCGCTTTTTGCGCGATGTTTGTCTCCATTATCATTGCGCTTCCCGCAGGAATTCTTGCCGCAACGAAGCGGGGTCGATTTTTTGATCAATTCACGATGCTTCTTGCCTTGATTGGGATTTCCATTCCGAATTTTTGGTTAGGACCAGTGCTTATTCTTATCTTTTCGGTTCATCTGGGAATCCTTCCGATCTCTGGAAAAGAATCGCTGACATCTCTGATTCTCCCTTCGATCACCTTGGGTGCTGCGCTTGCGGCCATGCTTTCGCGTATGACTCGTTCTTCTATGATTGAAGAACTTGGTCGCGACTATGTGACAACAGCTCGTGCCAAAGGAGTGTCGGAGAAAAGCATTATTTTCAAACATGCATTTCGAAATGCGCTCAATCCGATTATTACGATTATCGGTCTTCAAGTCGGAACGCTCCTTGCGGGGACGATTATTGCCGAGAAAGTTTTTAGTTGGCCTGGAATGGGGATGCTTTTGCTCGACGCGATCCATCGACGCGACTATCCTGTGGTTGAAGGATGCATTCTGGTGATTTCATTTTTATTTGTGTTCATTAATACCGTGACCGATTGTTTTTATAAAGTGATCGATCCACGAGTGGAGTTGTAA